In a genomic window of Candidatus Dadabacteria bacterium:
- a CDS encoding cupin domain-containing protein encodes MHVKKIDDIESEVLESANGVSRQMLIGPEEGPNFSMRKLVIEPGGGIPAHTSGSEHEQYVLDGRARVGIGDQVYEVAKGDVVFIPAGEPHWYEAYGEEPFEILSVLPNKDNEMVFVK; translated from the coding sequence ATGCATGTAAAAAAAATAGACGATATAGAAAGCGAGGTCTTGGAGTCGGCCAACGGCGTTTCAAGACAGATGCTCATAGGCCCCGAGGAGGGTCCGAATTTTTCTATGAGAAAGCTTGTCATTGAGCCCGGGGGCGGCATTCCTGCTCATACAAGTGGTTCCGAGCATGAGCAGTACGTGCTTGACGGCAGGGCAAGGGTCGGAATCGGGGATCAGGTCTATGAAGTAGCAAAAGGTGACGTGGTGTTTATTCCCGCCGGAGAGCCGCACTGGTATGAAGCTTACGGAGAGGAACCTTTTGAAATTTTGTCGGTTCTGCCGAATAAAGACAACGAGATGGTTTTCGTAAAATAG